The window AATCGTGTCAAAAGAGAATCAGCAACGCTTGCTTTCTCGATCCCGAGATTATCAGAGATAGCTCCGGCTCACTGAAAGCGGTCACTGGGAAGTAAGAGAAAGTGCCAACAATCTCCTTGAGAGCTCGATGTGCGTTGACTGTTGCCGACCGATCCGGAATTAAGTCCGGAGCTTCCAAAGTTGCAACCTCAACCCACCACTTTCATATCAGCGCCCCTCGAGGCTTGCTGGTCTTGGTAACAGTGGGAGGAGAGGGGAAGAGGTGCTCAGCCTGATAGGTGCTACCGCACTTCATCTGAAACGCGGTGGCATTGAGCTTGCACATAATCCTTCATTCAACTGTGGCATCATTCGTTGCTTTGTCCATCTTTCAACCACCAGCTCTCATCAAGCCATGCTATCCCAAAATCTTCTGGCTTCTTTCTTAGGACTTCTTGTCACCACAAAGGTCGTTACGGCAGCTTTAGATAGCGGGATTTTCGATAAGTCTGCCTATGGGCAGGCAGAATGGAGCCGGTactgctcgagctcggtaTCAAAATCGGCTGATTTGCTCGCGCATGCTTGTTTCACGATCCATGACGATATCACCTCGGCTGTCCATTCTTCCTCGGAGGACCATCTGGGCTATGCGTCTGCTTCAGGACAAGGTCAGTAAAGCTCTCTTCCTAAAACACGATTGGATTGGGGGCACAGGTATTGATGCCATGCAACTATTTGTGGCGTTAAACAGATTTCGTCGTAACCGCTCCAGAGGCGCGACAGAACAGCAAGGTTGAGTTCTTCGCTAGCGGCTTCTGGTTCTCTGTTCGCTTTTCAGCCTTTCTCAAGTGTGCAAACGTTTCCGTTAGAGCCCCAATCAGAGTTTCTAGGGGAAGAACAAAGGAGGGTCAAGAGCCAGCTCTGGCGCCATTCATGGAGGGAACGTATTGTGCCGGTTCTGAACGGAAAATCTTCACTTTGTAGAGTCACACTAGAAATACATCGAGTCGCAGCCTTGATATCTGAACGTTGTTCCTCATAACAAGGGATGAGGGACGCAGGATTGTAGAAGAGACGTATCTCATTACAAGATCCGTTCAAGCAGAACATATGCCTTGCGTCAGGCCCACATTTCATAGCTCATGAACCGGCATAGTCTGTCGCTATTGTCTCTGGTTTCTCATTCACGAAAGGATCGAGTAGACCTGAAAGGCATTTCAGAAGGTTGATATTCAGTTAGACTGAGAAAGAGATGCATAGAAGGGAACAGGGCAAGACTGGTAGAAACACAAGTACACTGGCATCAGGCTCATCACTTCCGTTCAGGGAAGGGAGATAGCTGCCTGACCGGGGCAGTACAAGCCGTTCTTGAGGTCATTACCCGAAACATCCTGAACATCATAAGCGATGCATTGGTCCTGGCCTGTTCCGGTAACGTCCCACCCAATGTTGATGATAAAATTCGTGGTCGAGTAGAAAGCGGAGCTCTCTTTTGCGGCTCGGTACATGACAAATTCTGTCAGAGATCGTTAAGGTTGAGATGTCAGTATGCAACCTTGGCCAAACCGTATCGTAGGAAGATGGCCTCGAGTGAAATGTAGATCACGACTCACTTTTGTTGTCACTTGAGTAGGAGCCGTGGAAGTCAGTATTAATGGTGATGCCTCTGACATCAAAGAGAGAGTCAAAGCAGATGTGTTTGATGCTCGAATGGGCGTGTGATCCACACAGTGCATTCCAGCTGAAACGAGGGGAAGGCGTATCCCAACCAGCTTTGACGACGCTGACGGAAGCAACCATGGCAAGCAGGAAGGAGATGTGAGCTTTCATCGTGTTGAGCACTTGTTGGCAGAGGCTGAGCTTCTTGTGGCTTGTTAGAGGGAAGAGAATGGTTATCGTTTGACAGGGTGATGACCTCTTTTTTCTCCAAGTGGGAGAGCAGACAACTGCACCAGTCCTTTGGACTCGCCCGTTCTCGCTTGGAGATGGCGAGCGACAAATAGTTCCATCGGCGTCGTTCGAGAGGCCAAATTACAGACTAGGGAGACGACGATGTTCTCCTGGATTCGGTTGCTGGAACTCTGCGACTCCTTCCACGGACTAAGACAGTCGTCAAATCCATTGCTAGAGGTTTCAGAAGGCAGAATTGCCAGTGCAACATGTGGGATTCGACGCCACCGAAATGCATCAAGCGGTAGGGCCGCGTTGCGTGAACGTTCTTTGCTGCGTTACTTCATTGCTGCATTGCTGTGCTACTAATACCACAGTCATCGACAGGATCTCGAGCGGTCTGACCAACGTTCGTCTAGAGCGCCGCTCCAGCAAGATAGGCCGGTTCAACTGGAGTGAAATTAACTTTTAGAGGGCGTTTGCCAGTCTCGTTGGTCTCAATCGGGACTCTTCGTTGGTCTAAATATTAAGTTGCAGCTAATCCCACCTCTGTAGGACCTAGGAACTAAGAACCCTGATGGCTCTCCAAGAAGGGAACTGATGTCCTGGCCCTTCCTATCCACCACACAATCTTTGTTCTGCCCCTCGAGCCTGTTCATTCAAAAACAAGTTGAACATGCAAACTTATCTACTCTTCTCTGTAACAATGGTgactcttgctcgtcaaagtTATGAGTCGAAAACAACAATTACTGGAAACGACAATTTGACCGTTCATCTGTTGCCCACCCCAACAAAGCTTAGCAACTGGGAAGACTGAGCGCATGTCTTCCTCGCCCAACTCGCTATGGACTGGTCAGACATGATTTTAAGCTGGCTTGGTTTAGTTGCTTCCGCAACACTTCTGCGCACATTTCTCCTCTGTACTGAGTGATTCGTCTTTACTCAGACCACCCATTCCCATTTCAAGATGGACCGACGCACTTACCTGATTCTCTTTATCGGGGCTTTGGCATCTATCCATCAAACCAGCGCAGGATGGAACCCCGAGCAGCCTCCTAACTGGACTGTTGGCTATTATTGCTCAGATTTAAGTTCGAGCAGCAGGGTCTGCTTTACGACAGACGTCGATGTCTCGAAGCCGAAAGCCGGCTCCAACTTTGAGGGGATGCTGTCTGCAGATGGCAAGAGTAAGTTCAGGCCTGTCGCCTTTCTTTGAGTGACGGTGATCTCAAGCTGACAACATGCATGCCGTTCGTACATACTTCCGATTCGCAGGCTTCGTAATCTACGCTGGTCGTGATGAggctgctctgctgctaCTCGATGATTTTACCATCAGAACTAAATTCGACGTCCCAGGGAGCGATGAATCGCAGCGATGTGCTGATGGAAGCGTCGCGCTCAGCAGTGGTCGACTGATCGATACAACCACGTTCTGCAACGGAACCAGTTACTGGCTCCATGTTCCTGCGATTCCAAAGTGAATGTCTTCATCGAACCAAACTTTGTATTGCTCGTGTTTCGGAGCTCTATCAATACAATCCTGCTGCTTTTCTGCGAATGTGGAAACCTGAACAGCAAAGGTTTGTTTGAAGGTTAGCGTACCAAAGAGTTGATACCACCTTGCATAAGAGTAGGAGGAGCTACTGGTCTCCTTTCAGCTTCACCAAAGGAGGGATGGGATCATTTCCGGTCAATCACACGGTCCGTGACGTAATCTGAGAATATACGCCGCCGGCATCACAGTCTCTCCTAGTCTAGCAACCTAATGAACCACCACACCGCCTACTGGGGGTCCGAGTTTCCTTCTCGGATTAACAACGGACATACCTCGTTTGCACTTCGGGAGTACAGCGCCTTACTGGCGACTCACTAAATCGAGCGCTTTCCAACACGTCCCGGCGTCTTGAGCTTCAACGGCTAATGAGTCAGTGATACTTTGTCTTGAAACGTATGGCAGAACAGACCCACAACGTGAACATTAAAGGCGCTCGTTTCGTCCTTGGTTACGCACGGTACCTCACTTTATTTCTtccgagatggacgagccTCATTGTTGAAGCATTTGGCTTTCAGGAGCTGGCGTCCCACGTATCGCTGTCCCACCAGTGGCTACACTAAGCTGTTGACTTCCGACGTACACACTGCACTGCCACAGAGGCTGGTTTATTACACTCAATTGCAAGCTGCCCCGACCAGAGGTCCAGGATTTCTACATAAATGCTCATCGTACAGCTTTTCGCTCTCCCTCTGTTCACTACAAACAAAGTCTGTCCACCTCGACTTTACTTTCAATCTTGCTTGGAAATTCAACACACGATGAAGTTCACCACGCCTTTTCTGGTTGCGATCTTTGGCTTGGCATCGGCAAGCACTGTTGCTGGCAATTTTTTGAAGGTTTCGCCCGGCAATAGCTGGGCAGACTACTGCCAACCTGGTGGATCCAAGTTCGATACGCACCACCTGTGCGTAAGTAGTTCGCCCTCTTTCCTTAAGCTCCTGATCAAGGAGTCCCACTACGAAGGCTATCTAGCTCCGAACGGAAAAGGTGAGTATGAAAGACAGCAACGTCTGCGAAAGCAGCTCCTCCcgttcttcttgcttcAGAGCGCCCAATTCGTAACTTAGTGATACTGATATAGATGCCTTTTGCATCCCGTTTTGAATTTTCATCCTTGACAGACTTTGTTCTGTTGGACTTTGATGGCCTCACCACGCGCCTATCCACGAACAAGTATGACATCACCGTAACCTTCGGCCAAGTTCTGACACCTGGCGTCAAAGATCCCATGTGCGGATGGGTGGTGATCCAGAAGCGCGGAGGTGACGGAAGTAACCTATTCCAGCAGACTTACTGCAAGGGCGACACCTTCACTATCCCGGACTACATCGTCTCTGCCTAATTTGAACGCACTTGACGTATTCGTTCAGGTAGCGATCCTAGATACGCAATCGcaaactcgtgactaccGTGTATGTTGACCGTTCTCATCCACGATTTTCGTATTTACGAATGATGAATTtctcgctcttgctcaGTCTCTCGATTATGGCTCGTGCAATTCCATCTCCTTGCTCGCATATCGACACACGTCGTGatcaattcacgattgcgctTGATTGATTGAACCACCACCGCTGTCACGGTTGAGACCGGGTTGCTCACCTCATGCTTCTCTAGAGAACAAATATGTAGCTATGATCCGGATTCTGAACGTCCATATCAGTATGAACCGaccatccaccaccatcggCTTTCTGAATGGTAACGTGTGCGCTACTATCGCCTCCCCAGGTAATGGCGATCCGACGATCAGCGGTGTCTAGCTGCGAGCTTTCATCAACGCCGTTGCCGTTCGGGACTAAGGCAAAGCCTGTTTGAGACGCAAAAGAAGTACGACTCAGGAATATGCTCGAGGTAGCAAATCGAGAAGAGATGCAAGAATTGCTAACTCACCAGTACCAGACGCATTAGCGTATCCTTGATAGACACCACCGGAAGCAGCGCTTCTGATGTCGTTGTAATAGGTGAAACAGATGTATTCCCCTGAGAGTTCGGTGCCTAGAGCACACCGAGCAGAATACTCGGTAGGACCATTGGGCAGCCATTGCTGTGCAGCAACGGTGCCAAGCCAGAAATTAGCCGAGATGGCAAGGAGGCTAACATAGATATAGGGCAATGCAAACATTAATCTCGGAATCACTTTGAAATGGAGCAAGAGGCCGATATTGAGAATGCCATGTTGGAGCGAGGTCAGTTGGTCAGTGAGGATCGATATATATCCCATTTTGGGAATAGACCAGCCTGTCAAAGATAGCAGACGCTACTTGACAACAGACATGGATCAGCATGTGGCGAGGACAAAAGTGACGCCGACAGCGCTGTGCTACACAAACACCAAGGAACGCACGTCAGCTCTTGTCCCACATTGTTTGCAACCCATCGTGATACATGGCAACTTACCGACTCACGGACAGTCCCGTTTCTGTGTTGCTCGTTGTGGAAGCCGTGCGAACCACCGGCAGACGTACGTGGTAGCTTTCTCATCTTCGTCACACTCGTGTTTCTTCAGCTGGTCGTCCACTTACGCGTGCACTGCATTGCATTCTCAACTCTTTGCCCAACCACATGACAACACGATGCCGACATAAACCGTTGTTCGCGGCTGTGAGAAAGATACAGCATGGTAATCAAGCGAAAGATGAATTGTCATAGCGGCAACTACGGCTCCATCTCCACACCCTTGGTGGCGCCCTTCACAATCATCTGACCGGCCGAAGTGCTCCAATCCATCAGTAGCAACTCGAGTCTCACCGTGGCAGCCTTCACGTACGGTTTGTCATCTGCATGTTTCCACCAACCTGCTCGTTTGCCCTGTACGCCATCTttcagcaacagcgcaaAGATTTTGCGCATTTGCTTTCCGTACACATTGAGCGCGCGGTCTCcggcgatctcgacaaATACCGACCAGATGTTTGGGCACATTGGATGGTCCAAGAAGGCAACGTTGGAGGAGCAAGGCGCGATAGCACGAACTGCCCACCTCCAAAGCGTTGTTGAGCGTAAGTGAGACGGGATGCTTTCTACGTCGAGGTTCGTCGTGTTGGTGGGAACAGTAGGCACGGTTTGAAGGATTGCAAAGAAAAAAGCGGTGATCCCGTTCATCCTGTTGGAATAATTTTCTGTCGTTTCGTCGGCCGACTTGTAACCCATTACTTTTCGATAGCTTGCTTCGTCCATATCCTTTCCCCTACCAGGCCAAACAGGTACGACCCACGGACACTTTTTGCAGAGACGTGCCATCAAAACATCGCCCAACTCTACATGAcccaacagcagcagccatACCACCACACGGGCTAAGGGATAGGCAGTATCTTGCTTGGCAGCCACCTCTTGTTCCGCTTGTCGGATCAAACATTTCGAGAGGTGGTTGAGGATCCATGTGTAGACATCGCCAGTGCCCGATGCAGCCGCttgcttggcagcatcgaggaCAGAAGCGATGGCTTGAGTGATGCGTGTGATCTCTTGGCGCGAGTTGGTCAGTTGCCCAATCTTGGGCGTGATTTGACGTTTGGCTGCAAAGCACTGCTTTCGTAAATCCGGGTTTGACGAGATCGTTGGTAAAAGGTTGGTCTTGATGTGGCGGATCTTGGTCATCCATTCGTCGTACTCTGTCAAAGCGGCTTTGCGAATGTCGTCACCAGTGCCTCCCATGGCGCGAACCTTCTCCTGCTCAGCTGCTTCCAGCTTCTGCTTGTCCGCTTCAGCTTCTTGTTCCTTTTTCCGTCGCTCGGCGTCGGCTTGAGCCGCTTTCTTCTCTgcttcgatctgctcgagctcggcttggcGCGCCTGAGCCGCTTTGcgctctgcttcttcttgcgaCTTGCGAACCGCTTCGAGTcgcgctgcttccgctgcaGCGACTTTGCGTGCTTCCGTTTCGGCCGCGAGAATACACGCGTCGATACCTGACCAAAGATCTTTATTACGTGCTTCAAACGCCTTCTTGACTTCAGCCTCTTCTTGTGTGCGACGCATGTTGAGGCTGGAGAGCAGAGCTTGAACCTCTTCAACGTCATTATCCACAGTAGGCGTTGCTACTGGCTTTGATttggagcgagcgagcgagccggCATCGGCGGTTGTGGTGTCCCTCTTGAGGGTGCGCGCCCGATACCAGGCGAGTTGGGCCGCATTACGATTCCATTCTTCCCAGTCATCGCTAGCGATGgaagcgagcttggctgtTGATGTGTTGCCTCGCTGACGCGATGCTTCtggtctgctgctggtatAATGTCTATGCGAAGACGAGTCGTCAGGCCATGCCTCTTCTTCACTGTCGGTCCTTCGTTCTTGGTCGTACGGTGATGTCTGAGGCGAAGATAAATCGTCTGAATTGTCCTCGTCAGCGTCAGAGATACTGTCATCATCTTCAGAAGACGAGAGTGCCGTATTTTCATCTTCCGACGAATCTGGAAACTCGTACGGCTGACTGCGATGTAATCGGTTCGATGGTCTCATCCATGGTGGCAGTGATCTAGATGCCGTTGAGCTCGGTCTGCCTGATGATTTCAGAGAGGATGGCCCAGGACTGTTAggcgtgagtcgtgaagACGAAGCTGATGGAGAAGGCATGCCGACTAGCTCAAAAGAGGGCGTGACACTACGCCTTCGAGCCCGATGCGGGAGCGTGGATGATATGGGCACATCATAAGTGTGACTGTGCGGTGTCAATTCTGTTTGATCCTGGTGGGCGTTCAATGTGCTGTGCGCGTCCTCGTCATAGTTGTCGTCCCTGAAGCGTTGTCGACGCTGTGAATTGGACGTAGTAGAATTGTGAGAGGAAGTGTGCCGCAGAATACCCTTCCTTGCAGGCTTCTGCGATGACGACGTGGGTGATGCTGAAAAGTTGTGTGGTTTCGCCGCTTGTGATGTGATACGAGCAAGTGCTTGGTGCGGAAGTGAGGTTCGGACGACCGTTGGCGAAGGCTGCTCGTCTGCCGAGATGTCCGacgccgagtcgagcgtgaACCTCATCCTCAAGCCTGCAGGAAGGCCTAAAGCACCCGATATATATAAGAGAGCACCGCGATCACTTTTTGTGGTAAGTAACGAAGGTCCAAGGTCAAGCTGGATGGTGTGCGAGTCGACGAGGTGAAGAAGCCACagtcatgaatcacgaatcgtggatcgtgaatcttgtgGAGCGTGCGATCCAAGATCTGTCaaaatcaagaatcgtgaatcgtgaatcgggaATCTGGATCGACTTGAAGCTTAACCGCTATACCAAAAGGGTGTCTAGATGACCAATCGGATTTGGATTGTGTTCTTCGACTGATCGCCTCGAAAGTGTCGTTCCAAGTAACGGGCTAACAGCGAAATAAAACTCCACGTTCCAAGTAGTTCAGATTGCTCgttttcacgattccgtCCCAAGCCCGATCTTGACGATTCGGCACTTCTTCTCGCTCTACACAAATTCGCCACAGTCGTGATGAGTTCAgtcaactcacgacttgttTTGGACTCACGCTGCAGCGAGAATCGGCGGCTATGCAACTCAACTCAAACCCCGCACCTACAACCACGAACGATAC of the Mycosarcoma maydis chromosome 2, whole genome shotgun sequence genome contains:
- a CDS encoding uncharacterized protein (related to GLE1 - RNA export mediator) translates to MRFTLDSASDISADEQPSPTVVRTSLPHQALARITSQAAKPHNFSASPTSSSQKPARKGILRHTSSHNSTTSNSQRRQRFRDDNYDEDAHSTLNAHQDQTELTPHSHTYDVPISSTLPHRARRRSVTPSFELVGMPSPSASSSRLTPNSPGPSSLKSSGRPSSTASRSLPPWMRPSNRLHRSQPYEFPDSSEDENTALSSSEDDDSISDADEDNSDDLSSPQTSPYDQERRTDSEEEAWPDDSSSHRHYTSSRPEASRQRGNTSTAKLASIASDDWEEWNRNAAQLAWYRARTLKRDTTTADAGSLARSKSKPVATPTVDNDVEEVQALLSSLNMRRTQEEAEVKKAFEARNKDLWSGIDACILAAETEARKVAAAEAARLEAVRKSQEEAERKAAQARQAELEQIEAEKKAAQADAERRKKEQEAEADKQKLEAAEQEKVRAMGGTGDDIRKAALTEYDEWMTKIRHIKTNLLPTISSNPDLRKQCFAAKRQITPKIGQLTNSRQEITRITQAIASVLDAAKQAAASGTGDVYTWILNHLSKCLIRQAEQEVAAKQDTAYPLARVVVWLLLLGHVELGDVLMARLCKKCPWVVPVWPGRGKDMDEASYRKVMGYKSADETTENYSNRMNGITAFFFAILQTVPTVPTNTTNLDVESIPSHLRSTTLWRWAVRAIAPCSSNVAFLDHPMCPNIWSVFVEIAGDRALNVYGKQMRKIFALLLKDGVQGKRAGWWKHADDKPYVKAATVRLELLLMDWSTSAGQMIVKGATKGVEMEP